The following proteins come from a genomic window of Spongiibacter tropicus DSM 19543:
- a CDS encoding efflux RND transporter permease subunit → MSRFFIDRPVFAWVIAILLMLGGALSIRGLPVSQYPDVAPPAVGISINYPGASAATAEDSVTQVIEQQLNGLDGLRYISSESLSTGNITIVATFEQGTDPDIAQVQVQNKLQLAMPMLPEEVQRQGVRVAKHKPGFMLVLALVSQDGRLSSADLGDFVVSTLRDPIARTTGVGDFMVMGAPYAMRIWLDPARLHSYDLMPQDVISAIRSQNVQVSSGQFGGLPAHDKVRLTATVVGKVRMKTAEEFENILLKVDASGAQVRLSDVADVVLGSENFSISSHYWGKPAAAMGLKLASGANMLDTVAAVKDTLERMQPYLPEGVEVVYPFDTSPVVAASIEGVVHTLIEAVVLVFLVMLLFLQNLRATIIPTLAVPVVLMATFGVMFALGFTINVMTMFAMVLAIGLLVDDAIVVVENVERIMSEEGLSPKDATRKSMDQIQSALVGIGLVISAVFMPMAFFGGSTGVIYQQFAITIISAMSFSVLVALFFTPALCATILKPVERGEAHSKLRFFRWFNTRFDRGAQRYRSCVNFVLARRGRFILAYLLICGLAAWVYHVLPSAFLPEEDQSVMVVQVQLPGNSTAAQTEEVVAKLRHYFEENEPDTVRSVHAVIGFNFAGRGQSSANVFVSLKSFEERPEASQSIFAVAERANAYFSTLREGRVFAIVPPSIIELGTASGFDIYLKDNAGLGREVLDQAMGQFLGMAAQEPSLTMVRPNGPPYEAQYEVIIDDERARALQVSLDDINNALSAAWGSTYVNDFIDRGRSKKVYVQGVWSSRMSPEDLDKWYVRNADGGMVPFSAFASGEWTYGSPKLQRFGGLPAIQILGAAAPGYTSGDAMAAVERIAQTLPTGISMEYSGLSYEERASGSQAGMLYVLSVLIVFLCLAALYESWSVPFAVILVVPLGILGALVATWLRGLNNDVYFQVGMLTTMGLAAKNAILIIEFARSQYEQEGKPLLQATADAARLRLRPIIMTSLAFVFGVLPLAVASGASSGSQHAIGTGVVGGTIAATLLAIFFVPLFYVVVVKLVARLKGDDAQEAAEHA, encoded by the coding sequence ATGTCGAGATTCTTTATAGACCGCCCGGTCTTTGCCTGGGTGATTGCCATTCTGCTGATGTTGGGCGGTGCACTGTCCATTCGCGGCCTGCCGGTCAGCCAGTACCCCGATGTTGCGCCGCCAGCGGTGGGCATCAGTATTAACTATCCGGGGGCGTCGGCCGCCACCGCGGAAGATTCGGTCACGCAGGTCATTGAACAGCAGCTCAATGGTCTGGATGGTCTGCGCTATATCTCCTCCGAAAGCCTGTCGACGGGCAACATCACCATTGTGGCGACCTTCGAGCAGGGCACCGATCCGGATATCGCTCAGGTGCAGGTGCAGAACAAGCTGCAACTCGCCATGCCCATGCTGCCCGAAGAAGTGCAGCGTCAGGGCGTGCGGGTAGCCAAGCACAAACCCGGCTTTATGCTGGTGCTGGCACTGGTGTCGCAGGATGGCCGCCTCAGTTCCGCCGACTTGGGTGACTTCGTGGTGTCTACGCTGCGCGATCCCATCGCGCGAACGACCGGGGTCGGCGATTTCATGGTGATGGGCGCGCCCTATGCCATGCGCATCTGGCTGGACCCGGCCAGGCTGCACAGTTACGACCTGATGCCTCAGGATGTTATCAGCGCGATTCGCAGCCAGAACGTGCAGGTGTCATCGGGACAATTCGGCGGCCTGCCCGCCCATGACAAAGTGCGCCTCACCGCCACGGTCGTGGGCAAGGTGCGGATGAAAACCGCCGAGGAATTCGAAAACATCCTGCTGAAAGTGGATGCTTCCGGTGCGCAGGTGCGCCTCAGCGACGTGGCCGACGTGGTGCTGGGCAGCGAGAACTTTTCCATTTCTTCTCACTACTGGGGGAAACCGGCGGCGGCGATGGGCCTGAAACTGGCCAGCGGTGCGAATATGCTGGATACCGTGGCAGCGGTTAAAGACACACTGGAACGTATGCAGCCGTATTTGCCCGAGGGCGTGGAAGTGGTTTATCCCTTCGACACCTCGCCGGTGGTGGCGGCGTCAATCGAAGGGGTGGTGCACACGCTGATTGAAGCCGTGGTGCTAGTCTTCCTGGTCATGCTGCTGTTCCTGCAGAACCTGCGCGCGACGATTATTCCCACACTCGCGGTGCCGGTAGTGCTGATGGCGACCTTCGGGGTGATGTTCGCGCTGGGCTTTACCATTAATGTGATGACCATGTTTGCCATGGTGCTGGCGATCGGCCTGCTGGTGGACGACGCCATTGTGGTGGTGGAGAACGTCGAGCGCATCATGTCCGAGGAGGGCCTGTCGCCCAAGGACGCCACCCGCAAGTCCATGGATCAGATCCAGAGTGCGCTGGTCGGCATCGGTCTGGTTATCTCGGCCGTGTTTATGCCCATGGCCTTTTTCGGTGGCTCGACCGGGGTTATCTACCAGCAGTTTGCCATCACTATTATCTCGGCCATGAGCTTCTCGGTGCTGGTGGCCCTGTTCTTCACACCGGCGCTCTGCGCCACTATTCTCAAACCTGTTGAACGCGGCGAAGCCCACAGCAAACTGCGTTTCTTCCGTTGGTTTAATACCCGTTTCGACCGCGGCGCTCAGCGTTACAGAAGCTGCGTCAACTTCGTGCTGGCGCGCCGGGGTCGTTTTATTCTCGCCTACCTGCTGATCTGTGGTCTGGCTGCGTGGGTCTACCACGTACTGCCCTCGGCCTTCCTGCCGGAAGAAGACCAGTCGGTAATGGTCGTGCAGGTGCAGTTGCCCGGTAATTCCACGGCGGCCCAGACCGAAGAGGTGGTCGCCAAGCTGCGCCACTACTTTGAAGAAAACGAGCCCGACACCGTGCGCTCGGTGCACGCCGTGATCGGGTTTAACTTTGCTGGTCGCGGTCAAAGCTCGGCCAATGTGTTTGTCAGCCTGAAATCCTTCGAGGAGCGCCCCGAGGCGTCGCAGAGCATTTTTGCGGTGGCAGAGCGCGCCAATGCCTATTTCTCTACCCTGCGTGAAGGGCGGGTCTTTGCCATTGTGCCGCCGTCCATCATCGAGCTGGGCACCGCCAGCGGTTTTGATATTTACCTCAAAGACAACGCCGGTCTCGGGCGCGAGGTGCTCGATCAGGCGATGGGGCAGTTCCTCGGTATGGCCGCGCAAGAGCCCAGCCTGACCATGGTGCGCCCCAACGGACCGCCCTACGAGGCGCAGTATGAGGTCATTATCGACGATGAGCGGGCGCGCGCCTTGCAGGTGTCGCTGGACGATATCAATAACGCCCTGTCGGCGGCCTGGGGCTCGACTTACGTAAACGACTTTATTGATCGCGGGCGCAGCAAGAAGGTGTATGTGCAGGGTGTCTGGTCATCGCGTATGAGTCCGGAAGATCTCGATAAATGGTATGTCCGCAATGCCGACGGCGGCATGGTGCCGTTCTCGGCGTTTGCCAGCGGCGAGTGGACCTATGGCTCACCCAAGTTGCAGCGCTTTGGCGGTCTGCCCGCGATCCAGATTCTCGGTGCCGCTGCGCCGGGCTATACCTCCGGCGACGCGATGGCAGCCGTGGAGCGCATAGCCCAGACACTGCCCACCGGTATCAGCATGGAATACTCCGGCTTGTCGTATGAAGAGCGCGCCTCGGGCTCGCAGGCGGGCATGCTCTACGTGCTGTCGGTGTTGATTGTGTTCCTCTGTCTGGCCGCCTTGTATGAAAGCTGGTCGGTGCCCTTTGCGGTCATTCTGGTGGTGCCGCTGGGCATACTGGGTGCCCTGGTGGCGACCTGGTTGAGAGGGCTCAACAACGATGTGTATTTTCAGGTCGGTATGCTGACCACCATGGGGCTGGCGGCGAAGAACGCCATCCTGATCATCGAGTTCGCCCGCTCGCAATATGAGCAAGAGGGCAAGCCGCTGTTGCAGGCGACCGCCGATGCGGCAAGGTTGCGGCTGCGGCCGATCATCATGACCTCGCTGGCCTTTGTGTTTGGCGTGCTGCCACTGGCGGTGGCCAGCGGTGCCAGCAGCGGCAGCCAGCATGCCATTGGCACTGGTGTGGTCGGCGGGACGATTGCCGCCACGCTGCTGGCCATCTTCTTTGTGCCGCTGTTCTATGTGGTGGTCGTCAAACTGGTGGCACGCCTGAAGGGGGATGACGCGCAGGAGGCAGCCGAGCACGCGTGA
- a CDS encoding efflux RND transporter periplasmic adaptor subunit: MSCSRLVSPCFRPLVAAALLALVACGESAAPAEQAPAAAPVGVHRVDARDLNSTVMLPGRTVAHRVAEVRPQVSGILLKRLFDEGAAVEEGQPLYQIDPAPYRAEQARAEAGLATAQNLWTRYGKLLKSKAVSQQQYDDAFTALQAAKAELEIANINMQHTVVRAPIAGKIGRSMVTEGALVSASQAQELAVVTQLDPIYVDVVQPVSRILEWRESIRAGRLQLSADSEATVTLHLGNNRRYAHSGQLQFSEVNVDPGTGSVTLRAEFPNPDGELLPGMFVHAELNEGSRDDAILLPQQAVLRDPTGQASVWLVGEGNVAERRPVTLLRTVGNTWLLESGVAPGDQVIVDGAMMLREGMPVAPSAPASPVDMSTAFTTAAK; encoded by the coding sequence ATGAGCTGTTCGCGTCTTGTTTCTCCCTGCTTTCGCCCGCTTGTGGCTGCCGCGCTGCTGGCGCTGGTCGCATGTGGGGAGTCGGCGGCACCCGCCGAGCAGGCGCCCGCTGCCGCTCCCGTGGGTGTGCATCGGGTAGACGCGCGCGACCTGAACAGCACCGTGATGCTGCCGGGGCGCACCGTGGCGCATCGGGTGGCCGAAGTGCGGCCGCAGGTATCGGGTATTTTGCTGAAGCGACTGTTTGACGAAGGTGCGGCCGTGGAAGAAGGGCAGCCGCTGTATCAGATCGATCCTGCACCCTATCGGGCCGAGCAGGCCAGGGCAGAGGCCGGACTGGCAACGGCCCAGAACCTGTGGACCCGTTACGGCAAATTGTTGAAGAGCAAGGCGGTCAGTCAGCAGCAATATGACGATGCCTTCACCGCCTTGCAGGCCGCCAAGGCCGAGCTGGAAATCGCCAATATCAATATGCAGCACACCGTCGTTCGCGCACCCATTGCGGGGAAAATCGGTCGCTCCATGGTGACGGAGGGCGCGCTGGTCAGCGCCTCGCAGGCACAGGAACTGGCGGTGGTCACGCAGCTCGATCCGATTTATGTCGATGTGGTCCAGCCGGTCAGTCGGATTCTTGAGTGGCGTGAAAGTATTCGTGCCGGTCGCCTGCAACTGTCGGCCGACAGCGAGGCGACCGTTACTCTGCACCTGGGCAATAACCGTCGCTATGCTCACAGCGGTCAGCTTCAGTTCTCCGAGGTCAATGTCGATCCCGGCACGGGCTCGGTGACGCTGCGTGCTGAATTTCCCAATCCCGACGGCGAACTGCTGCCGGGCATGTTTGTGCATGCCGAGCTGAACGAGGGCAGTCGCGACGATGCGATTCTGCTGCCCCAGCAAGCCGTGTTGCGCGACCCTACCGGACAGGCGTCTGTATGGCTGGTGGGCGAGGGCAATGTCGCTGAGCGTCGGCCGGTCACCCTGCTGCGAACCGTGGGCAATACCTGGTTGCTGGAAAGCGGCGTCGCCCCCGGCGATCAGGTGATTGTCGATGGCGCGATGATGCTGCGGGAAGGCATGCCGGTGGCGCCCAGCGCCCCGGCCTCGCCCGTGGATATGAGCACCGCGTTTACCACGGCAGCGAAATAA
- a CDS encoding IclR family transcriptional regulator — translation MANNGRPSGEDSPGGIQVIARAAAIMRALSEHSSGMSLGAIAKDIDLPRSTVQRIVNALKQEGLVESLSQNGGLRLGPEVSRLVFQAQCDIISQIRPHLEALHSTLGESVALCRLSGSQVIVADTITAERELRIVFPVGTMQIPIYSTASGKSLLLDMDDEEVERLLPEDMPKLTVHTRSRQALLKELKTLRQSGIATDYDEHTIGITGFGIPVETYQGRYCVAVVLPSARVPAIESDIREGLYRCKADIEAKLSTEL, via the coding sequence ATGGCCAACAACGGACGCCCCTCGGGCGAAGACTCACCCGGCGGCATTCAGGTCATCGCCCGAGCGGCGGCGATCATGCGAGCACTGAGCGAACACAGCAGCGGGATGAGTCTGGGTGCCATCGCCAAAGACATTGATCTGCCTCGCTCGACGGTGCAGCGCATCGTCAATGCACTGAAGCAAGAGGGCTTGGTGGAATCACTCAGCCAGAACGGCGGCCTGCGCCTGGGGCCCGAGGTCAGTCGTCTGGTATTCCAGGCCCAGTGCGACATCATCTCGCAGATTCGGCCGCACCTTGAAGCGCTGCACAGTACACTCGGCGAATCCGTAGCACTTTGCCGACTGAGCGGCAGCCAGGTCATTGTTGCCGACACGATTACCGCCGAGCGCGAACTGCGCATTGTCTTTCCCGTCGGCACGATGCAAATTCCCATCTACTCCACGGCGTCGGGTAAATCCTTGCTGCTGGACATGGATGACGAGGAGGTAGAGCGCCTGCTGCCGGAGGACATGCCCAAGCTCACCGTACACACACGGAGTCGCCAGGCACTGCTCAAGGAATTGAAAACCCTGCGCCAATCGGGCATCGCGACCGACTACGACGAGCACACCATTGGCATAACCGGCTTCGGCATTCCCGTCGAAACCTATCAGGGGCGCTATTGCGTGGCCGTGGTATTGCCGTCCGCCCGTGTCCCTGCCATTGAGTCCGACATACGCGAAGGCCTGTATCGCTGCAAAGCGGATATCGAAGCCAAGCTGAGTACCGAACTCTAA
- a CDS encoding MotA/TolQ/ExbB proton channel family protein produces MSPLFNLLLTGGPVVWILGVFSIVSLAVVLLKIWQFWGQLKLSDRSAEDAVHRLQEHHVNEALLLVKGAKNPRSSAIRDTLETLNITGLSEAQQREEAFRRARGRVLELGSQLRILEVIATLAPLLGLLGTVLGMIEAFKAMEAAGEQVDPAVLSGGIWQALLTTAVGLAVAIPVSLAHSWLERRVENESAGIQDAVERVLTLAPSLPKAQAKKQDAK; encoded by the coding sequence GTGTCCCCTTTGTTTAATCTTCTCCTCACCGGCGGCCCGGTCGTCTGGATACTCGGCGTGTTTTCCATCGTCAGCCTCGCCGTCGTCCTGCTCAAGATCTGGCAGTTCTGGGGGCAACTGAAGCTCTCCGATCGCAGCGCAGAAGACGCCGTACATCGCCTCCAAGAACACCATGTAAACGAGGCTCTGCTGCTGGTCAAAGGCGCTAAGAACCCGCGTTCCAGTGCGATTCGCGACACGCTGGAAACATTGAACATTACCGGGCTCAGCGAAGCGCAACAGCGCGAAGAAGCCTTCCGGCGCGCCCGTGGCCGGGTACTTGAGCTGGGCAGCCAACTCCGCATTCTGGAAGTGATTGCCACGCTGGCCCCGCTGCTCGGTCTGCTGGGCACCGTGCTCGGCATGATTGAGGCATTCAAAGCAATGGAAGCCGCTGGCGAACAGGTTGATCCGGCGGTTCTGTCTGGCGGTATCTGGCAGGCGCTGCTGACCACCGCTGTCGGTCTGGCGGTCGCCATCCCGGTATCCCTGGCGCATAGCTGGCTGGAGCGCCGAGTCGAAAACGAAAGCGCCGGTATTCAGGACGCGGTAGAACGCGTGCTGACCCTGGCACCGTCACTGCCCAAAGCACAGGCGAAGAAGCAAGACGCAAAATGA
- a CDS encoding ExbD/TolR family protein: protein MNALLPPRPRKAISLTALIDVVFILLMFFMLTSSFTKWNSQQIKTSVGGDSVAATQDKDMQFLLLMRDGQAAVFKGSERSGAEPLDQALLRLDAKALVTLVPDAELTVQQILDSIATLRHAEITQISLGQSSQL from the coding sequence ATGAACGCCCTGCTGCCGCCGCGCCCGCGCAAAGCCATCAGCCTGACGGCGCTGATTGACGTGGTATTTATCCTGCTGATGTTTTTCATGCTGACCAGCAGTTTCACAAAGTGGAACAGCCAGCAGATTAAGACCAGCGTCGGCGGCGACAGCGTTGCCGCTACACAGGATAAGGACATGCAGTTTTTACTGCTGATGCGCGACGGACAAGCTGCCGTCTTCAAGGGAAGCGAGCGCAGCGGTGCCGAGCCGCTGGATCAGGCATTGCTGCGACTGGATGCCAAGGCGCTGGTCACACTGGTTCCCGATGCCGAGCTGACCGTCCAGCAAATCCTCGACAGTATCGCCACGCTGCGCCATGCGGAGATTACTCAGATCTCGCTCGGCCAGAGCAGCCAGTTATAA
- a CDS encoding ExbD/TolR family protein: MNSLLHSKLRRGSSDDNMIPLINIVFLLLIFFMVAGQMRAGLVGDITLPDANLETPTPPKAIAIQIDRSGQTYLFGTPTSIEDIQQQLQALPAEQPLNIALQADRELKAAQLDTLLAALRGLSNATTSLYTKKGAN; encoded by the coding sequence ATGAATTCACTCCTCCACAGCAAACTGCGCCGCGGCAGCAGCGACGACAATATGATCCCGCTGATCAATATTGTTTTCCTGCTGCTGATTTTCTTCATGGTCGCAGGACAGATGCGCGCCGGGCTGGTCGGCGACATCACCCTGCCCGACGCCAATCTGGAGACACCGACGCCGCCCAAGGCCATCGCCATTCAGATTGATCGCAGCGGCCAGACCTATCTGTTCGGAACCCCCACCAGCATTGAAGATATCCAGCAGCAGCTCCAGGCACTGCCCGCGGAGCAGCCGCTGAATATTGCCCTGCAGGCCGACCGAGAACTGAAAGCCGCGCAACTGGACACCCTGCTGGCGGCACTGCGCGGCCTGAGCAACGCCACCACCAGTCTCTACACCAAGAAAGGGGCGAACTGA
- a CDS encoding energy transducer TonB has product MPRISWPIAIAVSLLIHGGLAIGYWQSRPAPHQGGAIGEGEYGFEIGLGMAGSYTDAVARQKAKQRQQEAEAEKQRERQQREAKAKQEARKPKPEPKPKPKPKPKAPAPVVAKTAEPSPAEADYQHSETPPAAESPSPAPAAEPPKQNTVASAAPNDTQSQASRKATGSGSQQKLGGRPGAARDYFSTLMAWLNHHKRYPKIAKKNKEQGIVKLKFTIAKDGSISNASIHTGSGHRRLDEAALKVLQDADPVPGIPDDLGRDTLTLVVPVEYSLLSRY; this is encoded by the coding sequence ATGCCCCGTATCTCCTGGCCCATTGCGATTGCGGTATCGCTGTTAATCCACGGCGGTCTCGCGATTGGATACTGGCAATCGCGCCCCGCGCCACATCAGGGCGGCGCTATTGGTGAGGGCGAGTACGGATTTGAGATCGGCCTGGGGATGGCCGGTTCCTACACGGATGCCGTTGCTAGACAGAAAGCCAAACAACGCCAGCAGGAAGCGGAAGCCGAGAAACAACGGGAGCGTCAACAGCGGGAAGCAAAAGCCAAACAAGAGGCAAGAAAACCCAAGCCGGAGCCGAAACCCAAACCTAAGCCCAAACCCAAAGCGCCTGCGCCCGTCGTCGCTAAAACCGCTGAGCCCAGCCCGGCGGAGGCGGACTATCAACACAGCGAGACGCCGCCGGCAGCAGAGTCGCCGTCACCCGCGCCCGCCGCTGAGCCCCCCAAGCAAAACACCGTTGCCAGCGCCGCGCCCAATGACACCCAGTCACAGGCCTCCCGCAAAGCCACCGGGTCGGGCAGCCAGCAAAAACTCGGCGGCCGCCCCGGCGCGGCCCGCGATTATTTCAGCACGCTGATGGCCTGGCTTAACCACCACAAGCGCTACCCGAAAATCGCCAAGAAAAACAAAGAACAGGGCATCGTGAAACTCAAGTTCACGATCGCCAAAGACGGCAGCATTTCCAACGCCAGCATTCATACCGGTTCCGGCCACCGCCGTCTGGATGAGGCGGCGTTAAAAGTGCTTCAGGATGCCGACCCGGTTCCCGGTATTCCGGATGATCTTGGCCGTGACACCCTGACGCTCGTGGTCCCCGTCGAGTATTCGCTGCTGTCTCGATATTGA
- a CDS encoding DUF1295 domain-containing protein, protein MTIAAFYNDLLLAYAIMSVLVFVVLQWIVKAAYGRHNDGNLAWWWGPGIPTRWSWVMMEAPSSIGFAVIFFMGEHALTPAPLLLFALWQLHYFHRSFIYPFKRKLKPDDKTPLLIPALAVLTNLGIAFLNAAILSWSELGADYGQWLVDPRLWLGVLIFALGFWVNRRADAMLAALRKPGESGYKIPRGWLYNYISCPNYFGEILIWTGWAIASWSLAGAVFVLWTVANLLPRALSNHRWYHETFDAYPAKRRALIPGLL, encoded by the coding sequence ATGACCATCGCCGCGTTTTATAACGATTTGCTGTTGGCCTACGCGATCATGTCGGTACTGGTATTTGTGGTGCTGCAGTGGATCGTGAAGGCCGCCTACGGTCGCCACAACGACGGTAACCTCGCCTGGTGGTGGGGGCCGGGGATTCCCACGCGCTGGTCGTGGGTGATGATGGAAGCGCCGTCATCCATCGGCTTCGCGGTGATTTTCTTTATGGGCGAACACGCGCTGACACCTGCGCCGCTGCTGCTGTTTGCGCTGTGGCAGCTTCATTATTTTCATCGCAGTTTTATTTACCCCTTCAAGCGCAAACTGAAACCGGACGATAAGACGCCACTGCTGATTCCGGCCTTGGCGGTGCTGACCAATCTGGGTATCGCCTTCCTCAATGCGGCCATCTTGTCGTGGTCTGAATTAGGCGCAGATTATGGCCAGTGGCTGGTCGATCCCCGCCTGTGGTTGGGTGTACTGATCTTTGCGCTGGGTTTCTGGGTCAATCGTCGCGCTGATGCCATGCTGGCGGCGCTGCGTAAGCCGGGGGAGAGTGGCTACAAGATTCCCCGAGGTTGGTTGTACAACTATATCTCCTGCCCCAACTACTTCGGTGAAATTCTGATCTGGACAGGCTGGGCGATTGCCAGTTGGTCATTGGCGGGGGCGGTCTTTGTCTTGTGGACCGTGGCGAATTTGCTGCCGCGCGCACTGAGCAATCATCGCTGGTATCACGAGACCTTTGACGCATACCCGGCGAAGCGCCGGGCGCTGATTCCCGGTCTGCTATAG
- a CDS encoding oxidoreductase: MGKWMPASLPDLSGKRVLITGANSGIGYQSALMLAQCGAKVWLGCRSAERAEAAVQRLASRVGSRDSLVVLPMDLASLDSVRQAADSYLESEQPLDLLINNAGVMGLPLQRTAAGHEMLFAVNHLAHFLLTGALLPALQAAPAARVVTVSSLAAKRGTLNFNDLNWEREPYSKVAAYGRAKLANLCFATELQRRLAAAGSPVISLAAHPGYASTNVAFADSGQASVSRRLWQHIARLGNLLLAQSAEQGALPSVYAATVDTLRGGEYIGPAGPFQFRGSPKQLAVLKAATDRAVGGQLWEQSEQLTGMRYL, encoded by the coding sequence ATGGGCAAATGGATGCCGGCCTCGCTGCCGGACCTTTCCGGGAAACGGGTGCTGATCACTGGCGCCAACAGCGGTATCGGCTACCAGTCGGCGCTGATGCTGGCGCAGTGTGGCGCCAAGGTATGGCTGGGTTGTCGCAGCGCCGAACGCGCGGAGGCCGCCGTACAGCGTTTGGCGAGCCGCGTGGGCTCACGCGATTCGCTGGTGGTCTTGCCGATGGACCTGGCCTCGCTGGACAGCGTGCGGCAGGCCGCAGACAGCTATCTGGAATCGGAACAGCCGCTGGACCTGTTAATCAATAACGCCGGGGTTATGGGACTGCCCTTACAGCGCACGGCCGCGGGTCACGAAATGCTGTTTGCGGTGAATCACCTTGCCCATTTTCTGTTGACTGGTGCACTGCTGCCCGCATTGCAGGCCGCGCCTGCGGCGAGGGTGGTGACCGTTTCCAGTCTCGCCGCCAAGCGCGGCACACTGAATTTCAACGACCTGAACTGGGAACGCGAACCCTACAGCAAGGTCGCTGCCTACGGGCGTGCCAAGCTTGCCAATCTTTGTTTTGCCACCGAGCTGCAACGCCGACTCGCTGCCGCAGGCAGCCCGGTGATCAGTCTGGCGGCACATCCGGGGTATGCGTCGACCAATGTGGCCTTTGCCGATAGTGGGCAAGCCAGTGTGAGCCGACGCCTGTGGCAGCACATCGCTCGCCTCGGCAATCTGTTGCTGGCCCAGAGCGCAGAGCAGGGCGCCTTACCCAGTGTCTATGCCGCTACCGTCGATACCCTGCGTGGCGGCGAATATATCGGCCCCGCCGGTCCCTTCCAGTTCCGTGGTTCTCCTAAACAGCTTGCGGTGCTCAAGGCCGCCACCGATCGCGCCGTCGGTGGGCAGTTGTGGGAGCAGTCAGAACAACTCACAGGGATGCGCTACTTATGA
- a CDS encoding tRNA-uridine aminocarboxypropyltransferase, with the protein MTSRALCQGCDRPLSTCLCQAMVQRHSRYRLTLLQHPKEARHALSSAPLLARAIPGSRLIVGEHFEPESLLGHDWQQHSLLLYPGEPTISTNEANAADITQLIILDGTWRKTAKLLHLNPWLNALPRLALNVDQPSRYRIRKSPRADGLSTIEAAAQALNALHGNRDYDAILGAFELMIDQQIRAMGEDTYRRNYSDKS; encoded by the coding sequence GTGACTTCTCGCGCACTCTGCCAGGGTTGTGATCGCCCACTGAGCACCTGCCTCTGTCAGGCTATGGTTCAACGCCACAGCCGCTATCGCCTGACCCTTCTTCAGCACCCCAAAGAAGCTCGCCACGCTCTGTCGTCGGCGCCGCTGCTGGCACGCGCTATTCCCGGCAGCCGCCTGATCGTCGGCGAGCACTTCGAGCCCGAATCACTGCTCGGCCACGACTGGCAACAGCATAGCCTGCTGCTGTATCCCGGCGAACCCACCATTAGTACGAACGAGGCCAATGCCGCTGACATCACACAGCTGATTATTCTCGACGGCACCTGGCGGAAAACTGCCAAGCTGCTGCACCTCAACCCCTGGCTCAATGCGCTGCCGCGACTGGCACTGAACGTAGACCAGCCCAGCCGCTATCGCATTCGCAAATCGCCCCGCGCCGATGGCCTGTCGACCATCGAAGCTGCCGCACAGGCACTGAATGCCTTGCACGGCAACCGCGACTACGACGCGATTCTCGGTGCCTTCGAGTTGATGATCGACCAGCAAATTCGCGCTATGGGTGAAGACACTTACCGGCGCAATTACTCGGACAAAAGCTGA
- a CDS encoding TetR/AcrR family transcriptional regulator — protein sequence MSASQEKTPPTRLTQAQRRQQTKEKVLRCAAERFGQCGFAETSLADIAEDAGITVTPIYHYFGNKLQLFTAVTEYYEDRLASRMAAMRSRGSWVLPDMWELFLDVMQEPGFSRVVLMDATHVLGRERWPETSVFREVKYLLGSAKAPVEAHLAGQFSDAESELLIRMVISALAEAALTLAADPTLDARSLMTRLLAMLGLDQVQLLSE from the coding sequence ATGAGTGCCAGTCAGGAAAAGACGCCGCCCACGCGATTGACGCAGGCGCAGCGGCGGCAGCAGACCAAAGAAAAAGTCCTGCGCTGTGCGGCCGAGCGCTTTGGTCAGTGCGGCTTTGCGGAAACATCGCTGGCGGATATCGCCGAGGATGCGGGGATTACGGTGACGCCGATCTACCACTACTTCGGCAACAAGCTGCAGCTCTTCACGGCGGTGACCGAGTATTACGAAGATCGCCTCGCCAGCCGCATGGCCGCCATGCGTTCTCGCGGCTCCTGGGTGCTGCCGGACATGTGGGAGCTATTTCTGGATGTGATGCAGGAGCCGGGCTTCAGTCGTGTGGTGCTGATGGATGCCACCCACGTGCTCGGGCGCGAACGCTGGCCCGAGACCTCCGTATTTCGGGAGGTAAAGTATTTACTGGGGAGTGCGAAGGCGCCCGTCGAGGCCCATCTTGCCGGGCAGTTTAGCGATGCTGAATCGGAGCTGTTGATCCGCATGGTCATTTCGGCGCTGGCCGAGGCCGCGCTGACACTGGCTGCTGATCCCACGCTGGACGCCCGCAGTCTGATGACACGCTTGCTGGCGATGTTGGGGCTGGATCAGGTTCAGCTTTTGTCCGAGTAA